The Pantoea vagans genome contains the following window.
TCACGCCAGTGCGCGGCCTTTGTTTCTGCGGTGGTTAAAGATGCCTTCAGCCTGTGGCTGAACCAGAACGTGCAGGCTGCAGAAATGCTGGCCGAGCTGGCGATCTCCAGCGCACAGCGCCGCATGCGCGCCGCCAAGAAAGTGGTGCGTAAAAAGCTGACCAGCGGCCCAGCGCTGCCGGGCAAACTGGCGGACTGTACCGCGCAGGATCTGAACCGAACCGAACTGTTCCTGGTGGAAGGGGATTCCGCGGGTGGGTCGGCCAAACAGGCGCGCGATCGTGAATATCAGGCGATCATGCCGCTCAAAGGTAAGATCCTGAACACCTGGGAAGTGTCGTCCGATGAAGTGCTGGCATCGCAGGAAGTGCACGATATTTCTGTGGCGATCGGTATCGATCCAGACAGTGAAGATCTGAGCCAACTGCGTTACGGCAAGATCTGTATTCTTGCGGATGCGGACTCCGATGGCCTGCATATTGCCACCTTGTTATGCGCGCTGTTTGTGAAGCACTTCCGTACGCTGGTACAACATGGTCACGTTTACGTCGCTATGCCGCCGCTTTATCGCATCGATCTCGGTAAAGAAGTCTTTTACGCACTGGACGAAGATGAGAAAGAGGGTGTGCTGGAGCAGCTGAAGCGTAAAAAGGGCAAGCCTAACGTTCAGCGCTTCAAAGGTCTGGGTGAAATGAACCCGTTGCAGCTGCGTGAAACCACACTCGATCCCAACACGCGCCGGTTAGTCCAACTGACGGTCAGCGATGACGATGTAGAGCAAACGCTGCGTGTCATGGACATGCTGCTGGCGAAGAAACGTTCGGAAGATCGTCGTAACTGGCTGCAGGAAAAAGGCGACCTCGCCGACCTGGAAGCTTAATTGCTGTGCGCTTGCCATCACCATGATGGCAAGCGCCTGTTAAGCGTTTTGTGCATTAATCCGCTTCGCCAGCATCTCATGAAAAATCTTCGTCGCCATTGATAGCGTGCGCTGTCTTGGCAAGCCCAGATCCACTTTTACCGTTCCCATCACGCTATCACTCAGCGCGACCGCGATGAGCTTTTCCTGATCGCTGATATCGCCCACATTGAGCTGCGGTAATATCAGCAGGGCCATACCCAACATCGCCAGTCGCTTCTGTACTTCAATCGAATTGGTCACGAAGCGCATATCCAAAACCAGATTTTCTCGCTTGGCTGCCGACTCCAGCAACTGCCTGACGGAAAAATTCGAGGGCGGAATGGCGAGAGGATGTTGTGCGATGTCCCGCAGTGTCAGCACGTTCTTACTGGAAAGACGATGGCTGGGTGCCATCAAGATCTTGTGTTTGAGCGAACAGGAGTGCGTCACCTGCAATTCGGCACTGACGGGCATGTAAAAAGTCAGGGCAATGTCCGCTTTATCGCTAATTAATGCCTCGGCAATATGCGGTGCACTACCGACGTCAATATCGAAACAGACGCCGGGATGTAGCCGCTGGAAGTCATTCATCGTGGGAGCAATAAAAGGCGCAATCAGGCTTTCAGCTGAACAAATGCGAATACAGCCAGACACGATGCTTTGTGATGAAGCGATTTTCTCTTTCACCCCTTCTAATTCCCGCAGCGTTGCCTGCACGGCTTGCGCCAGGTATTCCCCTTCACGCGTCAGTTTTATTCCGCGTGGGCTGCGCTCAATCAGTGAGGCACCATAATGATGCTCCAGTAATTCAATCTGTCGTGTCACCGCTGTGGGAGTGACAAACAGCTTATCAGCAGCTTCACGGAGTGAGGCTGACTTCGCCACCTGACTAAAATATTTCAGTGCTCTGAGCTGCA
Protein-coding sequences here:
- a CDS encoding LysR family transcriptional regulator is translated as MQLRALKYFSQVAKSASLREAADKLFVTPTAVTRQIELLEHHYGASLIERSPRGIKLTREGEYLAQAVQATLRELEGVKEKIASSQSIVSGCIRICSAESLIAPFIAPTMNDFQRLHPGVCFDIDVGSAPHIAEALISDKADIALTFYMPVSAELQVTHSCSLKHKILMAPSHRLSSKNVLTLRDIAQHPLAIPPSNFSVRQLLESAAKRENLVLDMRFVTNSIEVQKRLAMLGMALLILPQLNVGDISDQEKLIAVALSDSVMGTVKVDLGLPRQRTLSMATKIFHEMLAKRINAQNA